GTTGCGCTTGGGCGTACTGGCTGCAGCCATAGGCGGCATCATGATGCCTATGGCTGCAAGTGCCATGACGCTTGAACAGGCCGTCGCCCACACGCTGGACAGCAACCCTGACCTGCGTGCTGCTTTCAACCGCTTTAAAGCGCGTGAAGAGCAGGTAAGTCAGGCGATTTCCGGCTATATGCCTACGGTAGATATCACCGGTGGCTGGGGCTGGGAACAAACGGACAGTCCAGCAACACGTCGTCGTTTCGGCCGTGAAGATGGTGACTTTGAACTCAAGCGCGGTGAAGCCGGTATCAGCATCCGTCAGATGCTGTTCGATGGTTTTTATACGGCCAGCGAAGTAGATCGCCTGAGCTTTGAAGCCAGTGCAGATCAGTGGGCCTTGTTCGCCGCTGCTGAGGATATGGCGCTGGATGTGGCGAAAGTGTACGTCAATTACATCCGTGCCGAGCAGGTGATGACGCTGGCGGAGAAAAACCTGGCGACTCACAAAGAAATCTATGACCAAATCAAGCAGCGTACTGATTCTGGTCTGGGTTCTATTGCTGACTTGTCTCAAATTACCGGTCGTTTGGCCCGCGCCAACGCCAACGTGATTTCAGCGCGTAATAATTTCTTCGATGCCAAGGCGCAGTTCGCCCGCGTGGTAGATAAAGCACCCGACGACATGATTGTACCTGTACCGGATGCCGATATGCTGCCAACTGACTTGTCCACCAGTGTATCTTTGGCGCAGGAGAACCATCCGGTGCTCAAGTCGGCCGCTGCCGACATCAACGCAGCCGAGAACGAGCGCTCATCGGCGCAATCGAGCTACTATCCACGCGTTACGCTTGAGCTCGACGGGAACTGGAACAACAACCTTGATGGCGAAGATGGTATCGCAGGCACTGGCGCCTTCCGTACCGATGTTGGTGGTTATAACAACGACCTGGTTGCCATGGTGCGTGTACGTTACAACCTGTTCGCCGGCGGTAAAGATCTCGCCCGTGAAAAAGAAGCTGCCTACAAAATCGG
This portion of the Shewanella amazonensis SB2B genome encodes:
- a CDS encoding TolC family outer membrane protein — its product is MNKKRLQQLRLGVLAAAIGGIMMPMAASAMTLEQAVAHTLDSNPDLRAAFNRFKAREEQVSQAISGYMPTVDITGGWGWEQTDSPATRRRFGREDGDFELKRGEAGISIRQMLFDGFYTASEVDRLSFEASADQWALFAAAEDMALDVAKVYVNYIRAEQVMTLAEKNLATHKEIYDQIKQRTDSGLGSIADLSQITGRLARANANVISARNNFFDAKAQFARVVDKAPDDMIVPVPDADMLPTDLSTSVSLAQENHPVLKSAAADINAAENERSSAQSSYYPRVTLELDGNWNNNLDGEDGIAGTGAFRTDVGGYNNDLVAMVRVRYNLFAGGKDLAREKEAAYKIGEAKEIRQRAYREVVEGVNLAWNAYEMLTPQKDYIREHVKAAKDTQVAYTQQFNLGQRTLLDLLDTENELFEARKDYLQAEFDEIVAKYRVLNATGRLLDSLKVTRPTVWQGEREYEGGVKP